The nucleotide window GAGGATGAGCGGGCGTCCTTCGACGAGCCTATGCAGGTCGTACCCGGTTCCAATGCGAATCATGCCAGTCCTTTCTCCACGACACAGCGCGCCAGCGCGAGGTCTTCGGGGGTCGTGACCTTGAAATTCAGGGGAGTTCCCCGCACCAGTTTTACCGTGTGGCCCGTCCGTTGCACAAGCGTGGCGTCATCTGTACCCAAGTAGTCGGCTTGCTTCGCGGCCGCGTGGGCTTCGCGGATTACCGATACTCGAAACGTCTGCGGGGTCTGGCAAGCCCAAAGCCGGGCGCGATCGGGTGTGTCGATGAGGAACGAATCCGCGTCACCCACTAAGATGGTGTCAATGCTGGGAACCGCAACCGTGGCGGCCCCAAATTGGTCGGCTGCCTCAATGGACTCCGCGACCGACTCCGTCGATACGAAGGGCCGAGCGGCATCGTGGATAGCGACGATTTCCGTATCCGTTCCGAGCGCGTTGAGGCCATTGGAAACCGAAATTTGGCGTTCCGCGCCACCCGTTACCAGGCTGATCGGCACCCGGGGAAAGGCTTTTTCAAGCGCTGCCTCAAACGCGGCTTCGAATCCCGCAGGTACGATGACAACAGTCCCAGAGAGCAGGTTAAGGGGTTGGAAACGCTCCAAGGTTCGTACAAGTAGGGGCTTACCCGCAACATCAATCAAGGCTTTGGGGCCGTCGCAGCCGAGGCGAAGGCCCATTCCCGCGGCAGGGATTAGCAGTTGGGTGCGTGGCACGGTTCACATGCCCTTTGTTAGGCGATGACGCTATGCAGTTTGGTAAAGATCATCCGCCCTGCGGTTGTCTGAAGCACGCTGGTCACAAGTACGGAGACTTCTTTGCCCACGTACTCTTTGCCGCCGTCGACAACAACCATAGTTCCATCGTCCAAATACCCGACGCCCTGGGTCGCTTCCTTGCCCTCCTTGACGATCTTCACGTGCATTTGCTCGTCGGGCAAGACAGCAGGTTTAAGCGCATTCGCGAGGTCGTTCAGGTTAAGTACCTCTACGCCTTCGATTTGGGCCACTTTATTCAAATTGAGATCGTTGGTGAGGATCTTCCCGCCAAACGTCCGAGCCAGGGCAACCAGCTTACCGTCTACTTCATGTACGTCCTGAGGGTCATCCTCAACGACTTCGATCTTAACTTTGCTGTCGGGCTGCTGGAGCTGCTTGAGAATATCCAGGCCGCGGCGTCCACGCATGCGGCGCAACACGTCGGGAGAATCGGCGATGTTCTGGAGCTCACGCAGGACAAACCGAGGAATGATCAGGGTGCCTTCGACAAAGCCGGTCTTGCATACATCGGCGATGCGGCCGTCGATGATGACGCTCGTGTCCACGATTTTGATGTTGGCCCCTTCGAACTGACGGTGGTGGACCGCCTGCATGAGGAGCGATTCCCAACGAGCCGCCCGCGATAGCCCTAATGAAATACCGGCGAAACCAAACACGAGCATGAAAGAAGAGGTGAGAAATATCTGAAGCGTTCTATCGTCCGTTTGCCACCAGATAAGTACATACCGCGCCAGCGCATAGCCCATCGTCATGGCCAGGACAATGGCAACGAAGGCGGGGAAGATGCGCTCAAACATCTCTTGGGTGATAAATG belongs to Candidatus Hydrogenedentota bacterium and includes:
- a CDS encoding TRAM domain-containing protein → MGALWAYYVINGFEATVPSDGVTARNITSEKPLPEGSYAAVWVIAGGVSGAALAGAILFSLSFITQEMFERIFPAFVAIVLAMTMGYALARYVLIWWQTDDRTLQIFLTSSFMLVFGFAGISLGLSRAARWESLLMQAVHHRQFEGANIKIVDTSVIIDGRIADVCKTGFVEGTLIIPRFVLRELQNIADSPDVLRRMRGRRGLDILKQLQQPDSKVKIEVVEDDPQDVHEVDGKLVALARTFGGKILTNDLNLNKVAQIEGVEVLNLNDLANALKPAVLPDEQMHVKIVKEGKEATQGVGYLDDGTMVVVDGGKEYVGKEVSVLVTSVLQTTAGRMIFTKLHSVIA
- the ispD gene encoding 2-C-methyl-D-erythritol 4-phosphate cytidylyltransferase codes for the protein MPRTQLLIPAAGMGLRLGCDGPKALIDVAGKPLLVRTLERFQPLNLLSGTVVIVPAGFEAAFEAALEKAFPRVPISLVTGGAERQISVSNGLNALGTDTEIVAIHDAARPFVSTESVAESIEAADQFGAATVAVPSIDTILVGDADSFLIDTPDRARLWACQTPQTFRVSVIREAHAAAKQADYLGTDDATLVQRTGHTVKLVRGTPLNFKVTTPEDLALARCVVEKGLA